The DNA region CCACTCTGAATGCTGCTcactaaaatacattttgtatgtgttttatataataataataataatgtgtgaGACTGCAACTGACCTCTTTAGTGGATGCTCTGTCTCTGGACTTTGGAGCTTTTGCTATTCCCAGAGTCCTCACTGTGTCGTTTGCCACTGGTCTGAGTGGTGGGGTGGTGTTCAGGCCCTAGAAAAACATAAGAGCACATTTCAATAAACCATGAAACTATAAATTTTGactaaatacaaaaacatggctTAGAATGAAAACACTCTTTTAGGGGTGGCGTGCAGTGATGGTGAAACAGAGGACTGGGACTCAAGTTTTTCAACCAGTTAAGAAAgattaataaaagaaatcatCATCAATCAGTGAAATGTTTCACTCGCACCTTTTTGAATTACAGGACCAGGATTCTGCTGCGTGCCTTGACTGTAACACATCATACTGGTACTGGCAGCGTAACCTGGAACTTCAATTAAGATTCAAGGATTAGCAGCGAAACACTGAAGAGGATGCATGAAAGGATGCAGTTAATGCATGAAGCACATAAAGTACGCAAAACTCGTTCCACTTGGGGACCGGTTTCATATTGTCCAATCAACTGgaatccttcttttttttttaaaaaaaaaaagctgctttcAGGTGCTCCCTTATTTACAAGGGGTCACCACGGTGGGTACTCCGCATTTTTTAATGCTGGATGCCCCAGAGGCACTTGTGTCTCCTACTGAGATCAAACCACTACACTATAAAACCATTGTGCAAACACCTGCTATATGTTCAAATATCTATCCATAGTCTTCCACTAATAGACTTAAGCTATCCCAGCAACTCACATTCAAACCTAAGGGCAATTtacaatcaccagttaacctaacaccACTCACTGCATGTCCGTGGGAGATAGCCAGAGTACCTGGGAGAACCCACGCACACACGGGGAgaatgcgctgactccacaggaAAGAGCTTCCTGCTtcgaggcaacagtgctaaccgctgcgcaaacactgaaatatcaTTCTACACAACATGTGCACCACATATCAATGGATGTGGTTTTCTGAACTAAACCACTGAACTAAATCTGAACAGCCTATAATGTTCTTTAAAAGACATCCCTTACATTTAATTAGTCTGTAAAAACAGGCCCCCTGAGTgtcaggaggaaaaaaagtccTTTTACTTTTCTACTAAATTTAGACTTAAAGGGACCACTGCTCTCTTCTTAATGGTGTGTGAAATTTAGCAAAGTCATGTTCAATGGCTTTTCAGCAAGGTTTCTCTGGGTAGGGAAGAGCCAAAGCTTCCCAGCTAATCAGCACGCCTGTTATTGAAGGAAAATATCCTGCAGGGTGAGCAGATTATTTTTCTTAGAATGACAGATGGGTGATGGTCAGCTGCAACTAAAACTAACTGTCTTGTTGTTTAGACTCATAAAAATGTTGAgtctacaataaaaaaaacctggaaactgAGATAATCAGTGATATAGTCCAGTTATAGCACCAGTAAAAACGGCACACACAGGAAAACGATAAGCATCAAGTGGATAATGGAGTGAAGGTGCACTGGTAGTTAGTCCCCACCTTGTTGGTGCATGCCGACGCTGGTTTGCGGATCCCCCTGCACGTACATCATGACACCACTTTGCCAGTCTCCCTGGGAGTGAACTGGCATCTGATAGgctgagaaataaataaaagaacaaacagGTCTTCTTCAAAGAGTTCACTGCCAGAGGCTACACAGGAAGTCATGAAACATCCGCAAGTTTGAAGtgtcagaggaggaggagtgggtCTCTGTGCCACTTACTAGATGGAGCTGCAGCATCACGTGAAGTCTCAGGGAATCGCATCGAATCTGAGGATGCCTCAGCGTTTCCATTTCCATTGCCATTAGAGCCAGATGGAACTGTAGCCAAAAGACCTGAAGACACAGAGGGTTACAGAGTTAGTCCAcaacatacacaaacaataatattaaaaacaccaaattaaaacactgaaaatgtatATGGTTTAAATACCTCATTTGTAGATATTTATGCTGACTTTGAGTTTGTTtcattattactttttagacattttaaaatcactgactacagtccaaaataaaaataaataaataaatgccttAAGTGAATCAGGTATTTTCATTTCCAGCTCTATAATTTTAATCTTAGGTCTAGGAGAGTAGCTTTGTATGATTAACAATGTCTAATAGTTCTTATTGAGCTTTGGTGCTGGCCATCCAAATTAAAAGCTTTGAACAGAAGTGGGTGGGACTTATGAAAGATATCCACTCTCAGTGACATCATAGAGGTGTCAAGATGTGGCATTACTGGGATTATTTACACATCCCAGCCTTGTTATCTGAGCTTTTAACATGAGCATCCATCACTGCAGCAGTGTATACATGACAGAAAGCAAGGAAAAGCCTAATACCTCCACTTCAGAGATATTTGTGGGGTTCAGTCTGTCACTGGAAAGCTGATGGAGCAGAGTGTGTGACATGGACCAAAGGATTGCAAATGACATCAAAGTAGCAGTTTCAGTTGTgttgaaaaatattaaaaacaagggAAGACTTGTTCTGAAAAAATCTAGCTGTAAATCACTGCTTGTGATCCATCAGTTGATCtttcttcattttaattttaataatgcTGTATCTGCATCCTTACCGAGGCCTCTGTAACAGGAGAGCTGCTGGTAGATCTGTTTCATTCGCTCGATGTTGAGACGGCTGGCCTCTGCATGGTGCACCATAGGCTTTGGATAATGTACTCCAATAATACATTTGGCTGCCTTCTGCACAACCTCTGGAGCGTTCCAGGGATCATAAATATACTTGGCTGGAAATCCCCTCAGAACGGGCAGGTAGCGGCTGAGCGGAGAGATGAAGAGGTTTAGTGGGCATGTGGGTGGGATAATTAATTTCCAGGCAAAGCGTCAACTGCTATGGTGGAAttaaccaaaaataaattatcagtgGACCAGCGTCAACCACCCAAACGTTAGATGGAAATCTCTCAAACACAGACTCCTCTGATACCTTATTTTTGAGTAGGCACACATTTTATTGCTTGGTTGTGTCTGTTTACTAAGTGAGATAATGTGTGTCACAAGAATTTtcactaaaatgtttttttatggaTTTAAGTTTACATGATCAAAGCCTTAGATTTACTGCTGCATTGTAAATTTTTACTGCTCTTGCAAAATTTTCAAGTACAGATGTTTTGACAGATGCAACCCTACCGTATGTAATCTCCGTTGGGGTCTGTGCGGCGGCCGAAACCTACAGGGCAGTAGCAGTGGAAGAACTGCTGGAAGAAAGAGCTGCAGGAGAGCCACATCCAGCTGCCTGCATTCACACTCCAGTCTGCATCCAGCAGCAGCTCCTCAAACACCTGAACACACAATCAAAAACATCTCAGATCGACTGGGAAGCAATATTTGGTCCTGCTGAGACGGTTAACAACAAATGAGTCAAGTGTTTGAGTATGACAAAAAAATGACTGTGGGTAAATTTCTGATTAAATATATACAGTTCCCTGATGTCAATTAGCTGCTCCGACAGAGAGGATTTCATGCCGTATTTGGACTGCAGCTGGAGACGATAATCTGTCTCCTGCTCTGTTTTCCGGTTGCTGTGCTGCTAGAGCAGAGCAGAGACTAGGGCTGCAGTTCATTACAGTTCCATTACAGTTAATGCTGAGGATTAGTGACTTACtaaagaagcagctgattgTGCTGATCAGCTATTTATTGTCACAAAGTGCTtagaatatttaatatttactgggaataataataatggcaATAATTTTAAAATGCCACTGTGTCTTGAAAGGAGCGGCACACCCACATGTGAATAATTGGGCACATACACATACCCCTTCCCCACCACACACAGAATATAAATCCAAGGGAAACACTGATCTACACCTCTGCCCtcattatgtaaataaaataaaatactattaaATAGGTGCCAGTATTTTTACTAACACAACAATATTGGCACTTATGGTATAAATTTCTAGTTGATATCTTCCTTGAGTTATTGTGTACACAAATTtttagaaaacttgacctctgaccttgacctACAGGTCTAGGGCACCAATATTCAAACTCATCTAAGATATTCAGTAGATGGTATCACTTTCAAAAATACCCCCATAGGGTAGGGTTCAGTCTTGTATTTGCAACCAGAAGAAGAATACAAGTCTCAGAcgtttgtgcataattttagaTTATTACACGAGGAAGCTATAGCCTCCTTGTACATACAGTCTGTTTTCAGCTCCTCGGTGAAGAACCATTTGGGATTTTCAGGGCTTTCGTTTGTTAAATGttcatgaagaaaaaaaacttataaaTGTATTAAGTAGTCCATTACTCACTATAAACAGTAGCTTCTGAAAGCAAAAAACTAATTTTGGATGCAAGCAAGTAAACTtatattctatttttttaaactccccAAGTGGTGTTTGGTATGAATTAAATAGAAACCAGATACTAGTATTACTCCCATCAGAACAATAGTAGGACACTGTCTACCTTCATTCCCTCCTCCCAGCTAATCCACAGGTCTCCTCTTGTCAGGAAACAGGCCACAGCATGCCTAGCCAGGTGGTGGATCCATCCTTCCTGCCTTAGCTGGGTCATGATGGCATCAATCCAGGGGAAGCCGGTGCGGCCCTCTGCCCACTTGGCCAGCGCTTCGGGGTTGCGGTCCCAGGGTATCTGAACGCAGATGGGGTTACTCTCCATCTTGTCGAAGCAGGGGTTGTTGGTGGCCGCCGTGTAAAAGAACTCACGCCAAAGCAGCTGACCGTAGAGCGAGAGAGGAGGGGAGCTGTTCTTCTTCACCTTGTCAAGTAGGAGAAAGACACGTTACTGTCTGAGGCAGTCAGAGATTTGACTACACCAGCTGTATATTACGcaggagggtttttttgtttgtttggtttttttaaggagaattattattattattattagtagtagtagtaggtAATGTGATAAAAGATAAAGACTAAATCACTATATTACTTTAGCTCATTTACATATAAGCACTTGAGTCCAAACatacaacaaaaaaattcaagaGGGAGGCAGTACTGGTTAATTCACCTCATTACAGAATAAACTGTGAATCATTACATGGCAAAATAAACAGCCAGAGCATTAAATCACCCCTGCAAATATATCTGATGTCACAGTACTGGGTGTACCTTCCATGACTCACTCcttgtgttgggttttttccaTTACTCATATCTGTTATGGGCCCCATTTTGTAGACAAttggtgtgtgtgggtgtctgGCCTTGCCACTCGGTCATCTCCTGTTCTGCCATCAGACTGTACCCCCAACAGCTTTCCACCAATGATGCTCTCAGCCTGGTGATACGCATACCAATCTCACCAGCATGCCTAAAAAGATTCCAGCTCAGTGCAGCACCACTTAACTTACTCAACAATCAGCCAAATCGCAGCCTGCTACTACCAGCCACGGCCTTCAGTCAGCCCCGTTGCAACCATATAGTAAATCCCTGTCTCTTGCACTCAGATCTGAGTCAGTGTTTTGGAAACCCTGATAACCTGCAGACAATGGATTGATTGACAGATGGATAATCCATCACAGTATCAAAAATCTGCACTTGACTCTGATATGCATACTGGTTTTAATTACTACAGTCACCAAGATGTATGATGACCTggttaattttctttttcaacagCTGTTTTATGAGAAAATTATTTCAATATATTAATCATtttatcagtaaaaaaaagtttctatTAATACAAGAAGAAGATATCCTGGAAACCTTCTCCCCCTGAGCGTGAAAGATAAATTACCTTAATTACAGCGTCTTCTGTTCACACTTCAGTTCAAACAATGTTTTACTCTCCTAACAAGGCTGGGAGATTAATcgcattttaattttcattttaattcaggCCATCCATTATCAGAAAGATCAAACAAGATGGTTAAGATATTATGGCTAttgattgtttttcttgtgttaCAAATCCTTCTCACCTTTTCCATAAAGCACAGCGGTGTGCTTTAATCTGCCCTAAAAGTCAAAAGTCGCTAACAGTTTAGCTGAGCTGGGCCAAGAATATGTAAATAGAGCGCTTTGTCAACAGGATTGATGGCAAATAATTTTCACAATGGGACACATGAGAAAATGGGACTTTTGTGGGAGGGGCTGCACTAATAAACTTATAAAGAGATCAAATTAATATTGAGCAGAACCAAGTGCAGTTTGTTGGTGTAACCCTCCACTACAATCCTagtttctcatgtggccccTTGGGAAAATGAAATGGCGACCCCTGATCTAGAGGAAATAAAAGACATTCATGGTTGATTGCATCTGCTCTATCAGAAGGTTTCTCACCCAGTCTGCTTTTAATCCTGCAACATGATGTAAATTCTGACCAGGACGACCATTGTCATATGACAACTGTAATTCTGGTTGTCATGAGGATGACTTTGTTCACAGTTTTGAACATCAGGTTGGGTTCTTGTGGAACATATCCTTCATATCCTTATTTAAAGACTTCAAAGATAATTAGAAACCCAATTTTTTAAGTGTAATTAATTAAGTATATTCCTACACACTTACCTTCCTGTAGAGGTCAGTAAGCTTAAAGTAGAAGAGACGGCAGGAGAGGCAGCCGAAGCGCAGGTAGGGGCTGAGGCCTGTGGGGCTGGCAAGCAGCGAGTTGGCGTTCATTCTGGGACGTTCAAAGTTTGCCACCCATGCCTGATAGCAACAATCACATGAAAACCTGAGACTTGTATCACAGTGAAACTCATTTTAAATGACAGAGCAGTGGGATTGTACTGGTATTGTAAATTCTCTGCTCAATTTGCCTGACCTTCCTCTCCAAGTGCCTCTCAAGTCGTGTGAGAGCTTCAGTCTCTCCTCCTGGCCACACAGCTGAGGACAGGCCTTCAGTATCAAAACCTGCAGGGGTCAAATTAAAACTCACATATTatcatttttcatatatttttaattccctgaaaaaaatatgtgcaGTTTATACCATTTTAGTAATCTTCATTATGACCACAAGAGGGCAAACCAACACAACAAGAGGGATAACTACATGTGTAGGTAGATTTATTTAAAGAGGGCTTTTTATTCCTGTCCTtgatcattttttgttttcttttttttatataattctgtttattaaatttttatagataaatgaacaaaaaaatacaaaagaaacaacaaaaaaggcaaGAGTAATCAGTAATGCAATAGGACAGtgtcctgtgttttttttatgaagaaaTACAACAAGTAATATATGAATCCATATATGAACGCCAAAAATAGGGCATGTCCATGTCCATGTTATGTGTTTAAATGCAGATTATGCTCACTAGTTTCACTAGTTTTCTTTATAACTGctgagaaaatatatttttgtgtttttaagacatttttaaacatgaacTGCTAAGGAAGATAT from Pelmatolapia mariae isolate MD_Pm_ZW linkage group LG17, Pm_UMD_F_2, whole genome shotgun sequence includes:
- the LOC134616072 gene encoding cryptochrome-1-like isoform X1, with amino-acid sequence MVNNTIHWFRKGLRLHDNPSLKESLLGADTVRCVYILDPWFAGSSNVGINRWRFLLQSLEDLDSSLRKLNSRLFVIRGQPTDVFPRLFKEWKITRLSYEYDSEPFGKERDAAIKKLASEAGVEVTVRISHTLYELDKIIELNGGQSPLTYKRFQTLISRMDPVEVPAESITAEIMGKCTTPLSEDHDEKFGVPSLEELGFDTEGLSSAVWPGGETEALTRLERHLERKAWVANFERPRMNANSLLASPTGLSPYLRFGCLSCRLFYFKLTDLYRKVKKNSSPPLSLYGQLLWREFFYTAATNNPCFDKMESNPICVQIPWDRNPEALAKWAEGRTGFPWIDAIMTQLRQEGWIHHLARHAVACFLTRGDLWISWEEGMKVFEELLLDADWSVNAGSWMWLSCSSFFQQFFHCYCPVGFGRRTDPNGDYIRRYLPVLRGFPAKYIYDPWNAPEVVQKAAKCIIGVHYPKPMVHHAEASRLNIERMKQIYQQLSCYRGLGLLATVPSGSNGNGNGNAEASSDSMRFPETSRDAAAPSTYQMPVHSQGDWQSGVMMYVQGDPQTSVGMHQQVPGYAASTSMMCYSQGTQQNPGPVIQKGPEHHPTTQTSGKRHSEDSGNSKSSKVQRQSIH
- the LOC134616072 gene encoding cryptochrome-1-like isoform X2, coding for MVNNTIHWFRKGLRLHDNPSLKESLLGADTVRCVYILDPWFAGSSNVGINRWRFLLQSLEDLDSSLRKLNSRLFVIRGQPTDVFPRLFKEWKITRLSYEYDSEPFGKERDAAIKKLASEAGVEVTVRISHTLYELDKIIELNGGQSPLTYKRFQTLISRMDPVEVPAESITAEIMGKCTTPLSEDHDEKFGVPSLEELGFDTEGLSSAVWPGGETEALTRLERHLERKAWVANFERPRMNANSLLASPTGLSPYLRFGCLSCRLFYFKLTDLYRKVKKNSSPPLSLYGQLLWREFFYTAATNNPCFDKMESNPICVQIPWDRNPEALAKWAEGRTGFPWIDAIMTQLRQEGWIHHLARHAVACFLTRGDLWISWEEGMKVFEELLLDADWSVNAGSWMWLSCSSFFQQFFHCYCPVGFGRRTDPNGDYIRRYLPVLRGFPAKYIYDPWNAPEVVQKAAKCIIGVHYPKPMVHHAEASRLNIERMKQIYQQLSCYRGLGLLATVPSGSNGNGNGNAEASSDSMRFPETSRDAAAPSTYQMPVHSQGDWQSGVMMYVQGDPQTSVGMHQQGPEHHPTTQTSGKRHSEDSGNSKSSKVQRQSIH